Below is a window of Burkholderia cepacia DNA.
CTGCGCTGAAGTCGCGGGTCGACCGCACATTGACCTCGCTCACCGGCAGAGGCGCAACGCCGTCGACAGCGCTGACCGCGCTGCTCGTCGGCCTCGAAGCGGAAAGCCCGCACGCGCGGGTCGTCGACATGATCGAACAGGATCTCGACCGGCCCACGCAACTGGCCTTGATCGCACATCTGCGTGAATGCGCGGCCGCCGGCATGCGCCCGCTGTTCCTGCTCACGCGCTCGTCGGCGATCCTCGATCTGTCCGCCGTCGGCCCCGACGAAACCATCCTGTTGTGCCCCGCCAATCACAGCCCGCCGTCACGCGTGGCGCCTTACCCCGGCGCACCCGGCTATGAAGCCGTGGCGACGTGCCTGGCGTCGCCGGAGATCCGCGAGCGGCTCGCCCGCCGGCCGGAAGCGACGTAGTCCGCCGTCACGATTCCGGCCGCCCCATCCGCCGCGCCATCGCCGGGCTCACCGCATGCACGGGATCGAAGCCGAAGAATTCGAGCACGTGCCGCGCGACGTCGTCGCGATCGTTGTCCGCGCAGATCATGTGATAGCTGTTCTCCAGCACGATCCCGCGCGCGTCGGGCATCTTCTCCAGCAGGAAATCGGCCGAGCGCAGGCTCGTCAGTTCGTCCTCGCGCGCATGCAGCACGAGCGTCGGGCACGGCGTGCCGGACGCGGCCCCGAGCGCCCAGTCGCGCATCCGGTCGACCTGCCGCACACAGGCAAGCGGCACCCACGCGTAGTGGAAGCTGTCCTGCCGCTCGAACTTCTTCTTCACGATCGCGCGGATCGTCGCGTTCTTGATGCCGAACGGATCGCCTTCCTCGACGCGCATCCGCTCCGCGACACCCGGCACGCGATACAGCACATGCCGCAGCGACCGGTACCACGGCGTCGACCAGCCGTCGATGAACACCGGCGTCGCCAGCAACGCGAGCCGGCCGCGCGCATGCTGCACGCGGTGGCACAGCAGCAGTGCGACCAGCGCGCCCATGCACATGCCCGCGACATGCAGCGTGTCGTACTCGCGTTCCAGCGCGCGATACTGTTCGGTCACCGCGTCGAGCCACGCCTCCGCGCGCACGCCGACCAGATCCTCGGGGCGCGTGCCGTGTCCCGGCAGCGTGATCATGTGCGTGTCGGCGCCCGCGCGCCGCATCGCCTTGTGCAGCGAACCGAGATCGTATTGCGTGCCGCCGAGCCCGTGGATCAGCAGGACGCCCGTGCGGCCTGTCATGACACGTGCCTGCTCATTCGTCCGCCGGCCACACGCGTTCGATCTGCCAGACGCCCGCGACCACCGTTACGTCGACGTTCGAATCGAGCAACGGCGCGCCGTGGTCGGTGATCGTCTGCGTGCCGCCGTCGCGCAGCACGATGCGCAGCGACAGCGACGCGCGATCCTCGCCGGCGATCTCCGCGTTCCAGTAGTCGCTCAGTGCTTCGCGGTCGCCCGGCTGCACGCGTTCGAGCACGAGCGGCACGCTCGCGATCTGCGACGCATCGACGCCGACGCCGAACACACGCTCGACGTCGCCGCTCCAGTCGATCCGGCCCGACTCCGGATCGAGCACGTACGCGATCTGGCCGGCGCTCGCGAGCGCGAGCTCCATGTTGTTCTGCAGGACCGCCGCATGCTCGTGCACACGCTCGCGCGTCGTCTTCAGCGTGCTGACCGTCAGCACCAGCAGCGACGCGACCGCGAGATAGAGCTGCGCTTCGAGCAGCGCGCTGCCGTAGTGTTCGTGAAACGACGAGAACGGGCCGTCGCCCTGCGCGGTCTGCTCGATCACGATCAGCGCGAGCACCAGCACCGACGACGAGCCCGCGCGACCGCCGAGCAGCAGCGTCACCGCGACGGTCAGGAACAGCGGAATATACGTGAGCGCGAAGCCGGCGCCCGTGCCGAATTTCTGCGACGTGTCGCCGTCGAAGATCACCAGCGCGACGATCACGAGCAGCACGAACGCGACGATCCCGAGCATCAGGTCGAAGCGCTCGTGGTCGCCCGAGCGGTGCGCGCGAAAGCGCGACCACGACGCGAGCACCGGCGTGACCAGCAGCACGCCGACGAAATCGGATGCAGCCCACACCGACCACACGTCGAAGAACGGCGCGCCCTTGACCGTCGTGTACCACGCCGCGCCGCCGATCGCGCCGACGACGCCCGCGATCAACCCGGCGAGGATCACCGAGCGCAGGAAGTACAGCCCTTCGAGCGAGAAGCGCACGCGCTGCACGAGCCAGACCGCGAGCGCGGCCGCGCCGACCTCGTCGATCGTGAACAGCACCGCATTGACGAGGCTGCCGTGTTCGATCGCCGTCAGTGCGAGCTGCCCCACGAGGAACGCGCCGGCCAGCGTCAGCCAGTCGCGCACCGGCCGCAACATGAACGCGCCGACCGTGACGCCGGCCGGCAGCCAGATGTAGCCCGTCAGCCGGACGGGGCCGTTGAACTCGTGCGAGATGTAGCCGGTCGCGAGATACAGCGCCGCCCAGAGCAGCGCGGCGACGAGCCCCGGCCGCGATCGTTTGGTGTCCATCGAGAATCCCTGTGTGCCGCGCCTGCGGCCTGCAGGTGCGCGATGTGCGAATGATATGCGGATGGGGTAGGTGGGGGAATACCGGGGCCCGGAACCACGTTCGGGGCCCCGGCACGCCCGCAGGCTGGCGAGTGTGACCGGGAAAGTATCGGAAAAGTTCGTGGCTCGCCGACTGCTATCGGGACACGTTCGTATGCGGTCTTGTCCGGATGGCCAAAATCGCGCGCAGCCGGCCGGCCGCGCCTACGATGAAAGGCATCCGAAAGCATTCGTTTCGGGTATCGTCCACGTCTCCAGCCCGCATTCCCCATGACCACACGTAATGGAAACAGCCCCGGTCCGGCCGACATCGGCCCCTTCGATGCCATGAGCCGATTTCGCGTCACGTACGACGGGCCCGCGCTCGAATCGTCCGAGATGGACGTGCGCGAACTCGCGCCCGCGCTGCTTGCATTCGGCGATTTGCTCGACGCATCGACGCGCGCACTGTGCGGCGATCAGGTTCGGCCGCAGGTGAACGTGCGCGGCAGCTTCAAGACCGGCAGCTTCGGCATCGACTTCACGCTCGCGACCTCACTGCTCGGCCGCATGCGTGACATGCTGAGCGGCAACGAAGGCACGGCGCTCGCCAATGCGGTCACGATCCTGACCGCGCTCGGCATCGCCGCGCCCAAGGCGAGGAAGGGGCTCTTCGCCGTTCTCAGATGGCTGCGCGGGCGCGAGATCCGGCAGGTGCGGATCCAGGATCACATCGCGGTGCTGCAGGTCGAGGGCGACGAACTCGAGATCGACCTGCCCGTCCTCACGCTGCTGCGCGACGTCCGCGTTCGCCACGCAACCGCGCAGGTCCTGGCGCCGCTCGCGCGCGAAGGCGTCGAGATTTTCGCGGCCGGCACCGATACGGAAGTGTTCGAGACGGTCGCCCGCCACGAGATTGCGTGGTTTCACGCGCCCGAGCCAACCGACGCGCTCCTGCTCGACGAGCATCGCAAGATGGCGTTCTCGATCGTGTCGCTCGCGTTCAAGGACGACAACAAATGGCGGCTGTACGACGGCACGTCGACGATTCACGCAACGATCACGGATGCCGGCTTCCTGTCGCGCGTGAACAACAGCCAGATCAGTTTCAGCAAGGGGGACGTGCTCTTGTGCAATGTCCGTATGCAGCAATGGCAAACTTCAGACGGCGCAAAAACCGAATATGAAGTCACGGATGTTCTCGAACATCGCCCGGCCGGCCTGCAAATTCAGTTGCCCGGCCTGTGATCCGCGTCGAAGCCCGATGCCCAACGCAACCCGTCAACCATCATGAAACCGGCGATCGATCTGCGTCCTGCCTCCGCCACCGACCTCCCGTTCCTGCTGACGCTCCGTCGACTGACGATGACCGAGCACCTGCAACGCGTCGGCGCGCCGACCGATGACGCGGCGCACGACCAGCGCATCCGCGCGCACTTTGAAGACGCGATGATTGTTTGCGCAGGCGCCGAGGCCATCGGCTTGCTGAAGGTGACGCGCGCCGCCGGCGAATGGCACGTCCATCAGATCCAGATTCTCCCGGCGCACCAGGGCCGCGGCATCGGCGAGGCCGTGCTGAACGCATTGCTGACCGACGCCGCACGCGAGCACGTGCCGGTATCGCTCAGCGTGCTGCACGGCAACCCGGCGCGGCGGCTCTACGAACGGCTCGGCTTCCGGCTCGCGTCGGAAACCGACACGAGCGCGAGCCTGATCTGGCGCGCGTGACGCACGCCGTTGCGACGCCGCCGCATGACGATCATTGCGTGATCTTCGCGTCCTTCAGCAGATTGCCGATCATCTGCGCGCTCGCCTTCTCGACCGCGATCGCCTGCAGCTGCTGCTGAAGCCCCGGCTTCGCGGCCTCGAAACCGGGCACCTGCGTCGGCCGCTTCGCATCCAGCTTCACGATCGCCCGCACGCCATCGACCGGAATCGAATCCTTCGTCGCCGCGCCGACGGTCAGCTTCTCGAGCGCCTGAGCGACCGGCAGCGGCAACCCGCCCGTCCTGCCTTCCGCCGCCGGCGTGTTGAAGCTCACCCACGGCAGCTCGCCGCCGCTGTCGCGGCTCGGCGCCATGCTGTACTGACGCGCGAGCCCGTCGAACGACTTGCCCGCTTTCAACTCACTCAGCACGGTCGCGGCCGTCACCGGATCCTTGACGACGATCACGCGCGGCTTGTATTCGCTCTTGCCGAGCGTCGCGACGAGCGCGTCGTAACGCGCCTTCACCTGCTCGTCGGTCACCGGCTCGGGCTTCACGTTGTCGCGCAGGTATAGCTGCACCTCGGCCGTCGCCTTCGCCTGCTGCACCGCCGCCTTGACCTCGGGCTTGTCGCCGTAGTTCGCCTTCTCGGCCGCCTGCTGCACCAGCACGCGCGTGATCAGCTGGTTCTTGATCGCTTGGCGGACCTGCGGCGAATCGGGCTGCCCGGACGCGCGCAGCAGCGTGTCGACGTCGGTCTGCGTGATCGGCGTGCCGTTGACGGTCGCGACTGTCGCGGCCGTCTGCGCGTAAACGGAACCGCTCAGTGCGCCGGCCAGTGCGGCGATCAGCAACAGGCGGTTCGGTGTCGTCTTCATCTTCATCGTTATCGTCGCTTCGAGCGTAAAAAGCCCGGCATGGAGCATGCCGCGCCAGTTCATCGTGCACGCACACGCAGCGCCTGCGTGTGCCGCTGTCATTGTGCACGGAACCGCATTTCCGCGTCGGGAGGTTGGGAAGCGCCGCGCAACGCGGCCCGGCGCGCATTGCGCGCACCGTTCATTGCGAACATGTGACGTGGCAATCACGCGAAACCGCGTCGATTGACGTCACGACTTCGCGAGTCCGGCCGCTGCCCGAAGCGGCCGCGCGTTCAGCCGGTCAAGGCGTCCATCGGTACACGGTGATGCTGTTCCCCTTCACGTTGTTCTTCATCACCACGTACTCGCCATTCGAGCGGCGGTACGCGCGGATGCTGTACATCGCGTCGATCGCGCTGCTCGTATCGACGGTCGCGGGGCTCGCATTGACCAGCGTGGTATCGAGATTGCCGGTGGTAAGGTTGAACGCGTCGACGTTCGGCCACAGCGGCCCGCTGCTGCTGAACCAGTAGCCGACGAACAGGTGATTGCCGACCGCATCGATCGACTTCGCGCCGCTGTGCGGCAGTGTGATCACCGGATCGGGTTTCGTCGTGTTGCCCGTGCTCCAGCCGTGGTACACCTCGATACGCGTGCCGATCGACGTCCAGTCGTTGCTGCCGAGCGCCCCCTGCGCGAGCACCATCGTGTCGCTGTCCGCGAGATAGACGATGCGCGTCAGCGGCAGGATGCTGGCCGGAATGCGGGTCGCGACACCCGGCCCCCACGACGGTTTGCCGTTCGCGTCGAAACCGGTCAGCGGGTAATGCGTGATCGCGCCGGTCTTGTCGAGGCCGGCCCACACGCCGCCCTTGCTGTCGATGCTGAAGCCGCTCGTCACGCGCTGCGTCGTGTTGAACGCGGGGCCCGGAATCGATCCGTCGGGAATCGCGATATAGCCGTTCGCCGCGTTGAAGTGGTAGAAGTAGAAGACGGGCGGATTCTGGCCGGCCGCGACGAGGATCCGGTTCGCGCCCACCGACGTGAGCAGCCCAAAGTGTTCGTCGCGCTGCGTATCGCTCATGTTGATGCGCGGGTCCGACGGGTACGCGAACGGATCCACGGTGTTCGCGACGAACTTGCCGCCCGCGGTTCCGCTGTATACATGCGTGCCGCCATAGAACAGCGCGCCGTCCGTGACGGGGTCCGGCGCCGCGATGCCTTCGAAGTTCAGCGACTGCAGCGTATAGCGCAGGCTCCCGGTGCTGCTGTACGCATGAATGTCGGTCGCGCCGTTGCGGCCGAGATCCCAGCTGCCGCCCCATGGATTGTTGAGCACATAAAGGTTGCCGCCGGTGTCCTTGCCGATCCCGACGATCCGCGTGAAGCGCTGCGCGCCGACCTGCCCCTTGATGCCCGTCGTCGTGTCGAGATAGCCGCCGCGCACGCCGAACGTGCCGGCCAGCGCGGGCCGGCCCGCCACCGTATAGCGCTTGATGTTCTGGTCGGGGCCTTCATCGCCCACCAGCAGTTGCGCGGCCGCCGCATCGAAATACAGCGCCGACGGCTGCGACCCGGCCGCCATCCGGATCGTGTTCAGCAGCGCGCCCGCCGGGCTGAAGCCGACGATCGCGCCCGCGCTCTTCTGCGCGACCCACACGTTGCCCGCGCCGTCCACCGCGAGCGCGCCCGGCGCCGACACATTGATGTCGCGCTGCCACACGCCGTCGGTGGTGAATACGCGCACGCGATTGCCGTAGAAGTCGCTGGCGTAGAGCAGCGAACCGGCCGTCGCGAGCCCGGTGACGACGTCGATGCGCGGCTGGTTGGTTGCCGCGCTGATCTGGATCACGCGGTCGCGATACTTCGTCGCGCGGTTGTAGCGCCCCACCGCGCCGCTGCCGTACGTCTTGCCGGGCTGCAGCGCAACGAACAGCGACGTCGCGTTGCCGGTGATCGCGCTGCCCTGGAATTCCGAGTGCGTGCCGATCGAGCCGATGCTCTTGCCGTTCTGGTAAATCGCCACACCGCCTTCATCCTCGTCCCACATCGACGCCGTGTAAATCACGCCTTCCGGGGCAACCCACATCGCACGCGCGACGTTGCCGACGTGCGCCGCGAGCGTGCCGTAGGTATTCGCCAGCCAGTCGGTGGTATTGCCGGCGTGTGCGGCCGGTGCGATCGCGGCAATCGCTGCGGCAACAAGCGCAGCCTGGATTCGTTTTCTGGCGACCATGACGGATGCTCTCCTGAATGATGCAAACATTCACATGAGGGGTCGGCCGGCCAGATGGCTTGAAATTCGCAATGCGTAAATTCTTCCCCTGAATCATCTGGCGCAGTCGGTATTACGTACGGCATGCCTTCGATAATGAGCAGGGCGAGAATAGCGTTATATAAATCGAAAAAAATTGCGGGCCGCTCGCGCTTTCGGCAAGCACCACCATGCGATTGCGCGACAGTGAATGTTCACTTACGCGCTGGCGCGGAAATGGCGGGAATCAGGCATTCGCCTGCGGGAATATCACCGCTGGTCCAGCGATGACGGATTGAAACGGCAAACATTTTTACCGGCGAATCGGAAAAAGCCGCCGAATGCGGTGCAAAGGCACCGCACAAAACAAATCGCCGGCCTGGATCCGTATCGAATCCAGGCCGGCGATCGTCATTGACTACGGGGCAGGCAACGCGTCGCCGCGTTGCCGTGCATCACGCCGAGGTCTCCCGCACTTTCACCTCGGCCACGCGCCCGCCGTCCGAATCGTTGTCATCGCGCGGATCGTCGAGTTGCCCTTCCCACTTCGCGACCACCGCAGCCGCGATCGAGTTGCCGACCGCGTTGGTGGCCGAGCGCCCCATGTCGAGGAACATGTCGACGCCCATGATCAGCAGCAACCCGGCTTCGGGCATGTTGAACTGGTTGAGCGTCGCGGCGATCACGACCAGCGACGCACGCGGTACGCCGGCCATCCCCTTCGACGTCACCATCAGCATCAGCAGCATCGTGATCTGCGTGCCCAGCGGCAGATGGATGCCGTACACCTGCGCGATGAACAGCACCGCGAACGTGCAGTACATCATCGAGCCGTCGAGGTTGAACGAATAGCCGATCGGCAGCACGAAGCTCGAGATCTTGCGGTTCACGCCGAAGCGGTCCAGCGCGTCCAGCAGCTTCGGATACGCAGCCTCGGAGCTCGCCGTCGCGAACGACAGCAGGAACGGCTCGCGAATCAGCCGGATCAGCGTGAACGCGCGCTTGCCCAGGAACGTCACGCCGGCGAGCGTCAGCACGCCCCACAGCAGCGCGAGCGCCAGATAGAAGCTCGCCATGAACTTCGCAAACGTCAGCAGGATGCCGAGCCCTTCGGTCGTGATCGTCGACGCGAGCGCCGCGAACACCGCGATCGGCGCAAACCACATCACCGCGCCCGTCACCTTCAGCATCACCTGCGCGAGATCCTCGATCACGCCCGTCAGGCGCTTGCCCGCGTCGCCGAGCGCCGACAGCGCGGTGCCGAAGAAGATCGAGAACACCACGATCTGCAGGATTTCGTTGTTCGCCATCGCCTCGGCGATCGACTTCGGCACCAGGTGGACCACGAAGTCCTTCAGCGTGAAGGCACCCGTCTTCAGGTTGAGGGCCGCATCGGCAGGCGGCAGCGGCAGGCTCAGGTGGCTGCCCGGCTGCAGGATCGTCGCGGTCAGCAGACCCAGCAGCAGCGACGTGAACGACGCGATGAAGAACCAGCCGAACGCCTTGACGCCCACGCGGCCCACCGCGCCGCCGTCGCCCATCTGCGCAATGCCGACGGTCAGCGTCGCGAATACCAGCGGCGCGATGATCATCTTGATCAATCGCAGGAATACATCAGACAGCAACGACACGTAACCGGCGACTTCCTTCGCCATCTTCGGGTCGGGAAACGCGCTGTGACACGCGTAACCCACGGCGATACCCAGCATCATCGCCACGACGATGTACTTGGTAATGTTGTGCTTCTTCTTCATTAGTAATCCAAATCACAAAACGTATGTTGCTAACGGCTGGCAAATCATTCGCGTCCGGCTGCGAATCGGAACCTGGGTCGCCACGCGTGCGACAAGTCCGCGCTGGCGCTCACCAGGGCGGACAAGGGGGGGCATTCTAACGCAAATGGCGCATCGGCTTTCAAATCTGAAAGCGCGGCCCGTTGATCTGAGTCTGGATGTCGCCGGAAAGGCAGGTTTTGTCGCGATCCAGCACGATCCTGATCGGGACCGGCCGGCGTGCAGCAGCCTGGCCGAGGGTGCGAAATGGACCGGCGCCGCCGCGGCAAACGGGTTTCGCGAGTACACGCACATCAGCGAGCCGCCCGCGCGGGGCGCCGACACGGTCAAGCGATCGCGACACATTCTCACAAAGATGCGCAGACCTCGACACTACGATACGTAAACGATATGTAATATTTGGAAATGATTCGCGTTGACGCCACGCCCGAGCGTCGACGCGCGATCGCGGGCCGGCACGCGGCATCGTGTTCGAGTCATTGCTCCCGACGGGTTGAGCCATTCGTTCATAAGTAGTCCTCTGGATGGACGATCGAGGAAAAGCGACATCGTGATGAACATTCTGTACACCAACTTCCACCGCGACTACGGCGGCGGCCAGGATACCTACGTACGCGATCTCGCCGCCGCGATGAGCCGGCATCATCGCGTGACCGTCGCGTCTCCGGAGGGAAGCCGCCTGTCGCGCCTGTTGAAGGACAGCCCCGACGTGGCCATCTTCGACATGGAATTCAAGCCGCGCTGGAACCGGCTGTGCCAGGAAATCGTCCGGCTGCGCCGGCGGATCGCCGCCGAGCGCTTCGACGTCATCCACGTGAACGGGTCCGCCGACCACCGGCAGGTGATGCTCGCGCTGCTCGGGTGCCGGTACCGGCCCGCGGTCGTGCTCACCAAGCACAACACGTATCGCGCCGACAGCTTTGGCAACCTGCTGCGCGCTCGGCTCGCCACCGACCACACCATCGCGGTCAGCGACTACGTCGCGAGCATGCTCGCGCTGCGCTCCCCGTACGGAGACGTGACGGTCGTGAAGCACGGCGTGCGCCGGTCGGCCGCCGAACGACTGGCCATCGACGAGATCCGCCGCCGCAAGATCGCGCTGTTCGGGCCGTCAGGCGCGGACGCGATCGTGCTGGGCAGCAGCGCCGGCACCGCGCCGGAGAAAGGCTGGATGGACCTGATCGCGGCACTGGGCGGCCTGCCCGAGGGCGAGCGCGAGCGGTTTCGTGTGCTGCTGGTCGGCGCGGAGCCTTCCCGCGAGCAGCGCGAACAGATCGCGCGGCACGGCATGGCGTCGCGCACCGCGTTCACCGGGCGCCTCGACGACGTACGGGCGCCGTTCTCGATCATCGACGTGTCGTTCGTGCTGTCGTACCACGAAAGCCTGTCGTACGCGTGCCGCGAAGCGATGTCGCTCGGCTGCCCCGCGATCGTCACGCGCGTGGGAGGACTGCCCGAAAACGTCGAGCCGGGCGTGGACGGCTGGGTCGTCCCGCCGCGCGAGCCCGAGGCGATCGAGGCCATCCTGAGCGCGATCGCGCGCGAACCCGGCTGTGTCCGTTCGATGGGACGCAGCGCGCGGCTGAAGGGCAGGCGCGAGTTCTCGTTCGACACTTTCGTCGACGCGACGTTGTCCGTCTATCAGAAATCGATTCGACACAACCCCTACCGTTGGGTGACATCCATGAGGTCCGTTTGATGGCGATGAATATCTGGAAGAAGTACTGGGACTTGCGGACGCAGGAATGTCCGTGCGACGTGCACTTCGTCGAATGGCTGGAGTCCGTCCGTCTCAGGGGCGTGCGCATCTATCACTTCGGCACCGGCGGGCATCACCATGTCGGCGTGGAATGCGCGCGGCCGCACCTGAACAACACCGTCTTCGGCGTGACGGCGTCGCCGAAGGAATACAAGTCGTATGTCGATCTCGTCACGCGGCAACCGGAAGTCAGCAAGACCTACCTCGCGTACTTCGGCGACATCTATACGAGCAATTCGGGCTTGCTGCCGGCGTTCGACGTCGTCACGCTGTTCCATCTGTGCGAGTTCCGCGACGAGTCGAATAGCCGCTATGGCGCGAAGACCGACGAAGAGGTGCTCGACCTGTTCGCACGCCATACCGCAGCCAACGGCCATCTGCTGTTCTATAAGGGCTCGTCGGCATACCGGAAGGCCGAGCCGATCATCGCGCAGTGGGCGGCGAATGCCGATTTCGTCGAAGTCGGCGACTTCAAGACCCTGCGGATCTTCCGCAAGGCTGCGTAACCCCGCGTTTTTTCCCGTCCGCCGATGTTTACGTCCGCCCCGCGCCATCCGATCCTGATGTATCACCAGGTACGCCCGTTGCCGCCGCCGACCGACCGGCTGCGCAGCCTGAGCGTCGCACCCGATGCGTTCCGCCGCCAGATGTCGCTGTTCAAGCGGCTCGGCTACCGCGGGCTGAGCGTGCGCGAACTGCAGCCGTATCTGCGCGGCGAGCGCAGCGGGAAGGTCTTCGGCATCTCGTTCGACGACGGTTTTCTCAACGTGCTGACCCATGCGATGCCGGTGCTGGACGAGCTCGGGTTCACCGCGACCTGCTATTTCGTCGCCGGCCGCTTCGGCGGCGAGAACGACTGGGATGCAGGAGCCGACACCGCGCGCTCATCGCTGATGACCTGCGAGGACATGCTCGTGTGGCGCGATCACGGCCATGAAATCGGCTCGCATACGCTCGATCACGTCGCGCTGTCGCAGGTGCCCGGGTACGAGTCGGATCATCAGGTAAGCGAATCGAAGCGGCGGCTCGAGGCATTGAGCGGCCAGCGCGTCGAATCGTTCTGCTATCCGTACGGCGACCTGGATGCGCGGGTGCGCGACCAGGTCGCCGATGCCGGTTACGACAATGCGACGACGACCCGGCGCGGGTGCGCCGCCGCGGCCGACGATCCGTTCCTGCTGCCGCGGATTCCGGTCGCGGGCGGTGTCGGGGCCGTTCGGTTGTGGTTCAAGTGCATGAAGGCGCAGGTGCGGGCACGCGGGTAAAACGGCGCCGTCGCCGGCCCGTGCATCGATACATGGGCCGTTCACCACGACGGCGTTCGGCCCGTCCATGCAAGACCTTCACACGGACGAGCCAGCCGCCAGGTCAACCCGGCGAGCGAAACACGCGCGTCGCGGAAGGCGAACGCGCATGCTGCTTCAGGTACGCGAGCGCATCGTCGATCGACAGCACGTGCTGCTCCCCGCTCCTCATCCGCAACGACACCTCGCCGGCCAGCGCTTCCTTCCGTCCGGCCACCGCGACGATCGGCGCGGCCAGTTCCCGCGCGTCGAAAATCTTGCGCGTCAAGCGCTCGGAACGAAAGTCCCGCAGCACGCGACAGCCGATCTCCTCGAACGCGAACGCCGTGTTGTCCGCGAATGCACGGTCGTCCTCTCCGATGTTCGCGACGACGATCTGATCGGGCGCCAGCCACGTCGGCAACCAGCCCTCGTAATGCTCGAGCAGGATGCCGATGAACCGTTCGAGGCTCCCGAGTACCGCGTGATGCAGCATGACGGGCGTCGCGCGTGCGCCGTCCTCCGCGACATAGGTTGCGCCGAGCCGTTCCGGCAACACGAAGTCGAGCTGGATCGTCCCGCACTGCCACTTCCGCCCCTGGCGGTCGAGCAGATGAAACTCGAGCTTGGGGCCATAGAATGCCCCTTCTCCCGCCAGCATCGCGAAATCCAGGCCCGCCGCTCGCGCAGCCGACGCAAGCATCGCTTCCGCACGATCCCAGACCGCATCGTCGCCCGCGCGAACCGCCGGCCTCGTCGACAGCGCCACGTCGAATCCGTCGAACCCGAAGTCGGCATAGATCGTCTTCAGCAGCACGCAGAATCGCGCCACTTCGACCTCGACCTGATCGGGCAGGCAGAGCACGTGCGCATCGTCCTGCGTGAATGCACGGGCACGCATGAGCCCGTGCAGCGCGCCCGACGGCTCCGCGCGGTGCACTGCCCCGAATTCCGCGTAGCGGACCGGCAGGTCGCGATACGAGCGAACACCCTTCCTGAAAAGCTGCACATGGCACGGGCAGCTCATCGGCTTGAGGCAGTACGGGTTGCTGTCGCTCTCGAGCGAGAACATGTTTTTCCCGAACTTCTCCCAATGGCCGCTCTGTTCCCACAGCCCGCGCGACACAATCTGAGGTGTCCTGACTTCGGCGAAGCCGGCTTGCCGCATCCTGGCGCGAATGTATTCCTCGACGACCCGGTAAAGGACCATGCCGCGCGGGTGCCAGAAAATGGCGCCCGGACTTTCATCCTGCTGGTGAAACAGATCGAGTCTGCTGCCAAGCACTCGATGGTCGAAATCGTCCATCACGTTCTCCGTTGACGTCGATGCTGGACGAACGGAGCATGAAAAAAGCCCCGTCCGTTTCCGGCGGGGCTCCTGGGGATGATGTGACGCACTGGCCTACGACGTGCAACCTCCCCCCGGCCCGCCCTTGGCGGTCGTGGTGGTGGTCGTGGTGGTCGTGACGAAACGTGCGTTCATGGGGTGAATCTAGTCAACCTCGTGCCGGCTGTCAATCACGAGTTCGAATCGCG
It encodes the following:
- a CDS encoding glycosyltransferase, whose product is MNILYTNFHRDYGGGQDTYVRDLAAAMSRHHRVTVASPEGSRLSRLLKDSPDVAIFDMEFKPRWNRLCQEIVRLRRRIAAERFDVIHVNGSADHRQVMLALLGCRYRPAVVLTKHNTYRADSFGNLLRARLATDHTIAVSDYVASMLALRSPYGDVTVVKHGVRRSAAERLAIDEIRRRKIALFGPSGADAIVLGSSAGTAPEKGWMDLIAALGGLPEGERERFRVLLVGAEPSREQREQIARHGMASRTAFTGRLDDVRAPFSIIDVSFVLSYHESLSYACREAMSLGCPAIVTRVGGLPENVEPGVDGWVVPPREPEAIEAILSAIAREPGCVRSMGRSARLKGRREFSFDTFVDATLSVYQKSIRHNPYRWVTSMRSV
- a CDS encoding dicarboxylate/amino acid:cation symporter, producing MKKKHNITKYIVVAMMLGIAVGYACHSAFPDPKMAKEVAGYVSLLSDVFLRLIKMIIAPLVFATLTVGIAQMGDGGAVGRVGVKAFGWFFIASFTSLLLGLLTATILQPGSHLSLPLPPADAALNLKTGAFTLKDFVVHLVPKSIAEAMANNEILQIVVFSIFFGTALSALGDAGKRLTGVIEDLAQVMLKVTGAVMWFAPIAVFAALASTITTEGLGILLTFAKFMASFYLALALLWGVLTLAGVTFLGKRAFTLIRLIREPFLLSFATASSEAAYPKLLDALDRFGVNRKISSFVLPIGYSFNLDGSMMYCTFAVLFIAQVYGIHLPLGTQITMLLMLMVTSKGMAGVPRASLVVIAATLNQFNMPEAGLLLIMGVDMFLDMGRSATNAVGNSIAAAVVAKWEGQLDDPRDDNDSDGGRVAEVKVRETSA
- the thrS gene encoding threonine--tRNA ligase, producing the protein MDDFDHRVLGSRLDLFHQQDESPGAIFWHPRGMVLYRVVEEYIRARMRQAGFAEVRTPQIVSRGLWEQSGHWEKFGKNMFSLESDSNPYCLKPMSCPCHVQLFRKGVRSYRDLPVRYAEFGAVHRAEPSGALHGLMRARAFTQDDAHVLCLPDQVEVEVARFCVLLKTIYADFGFDGFDVALSTRPAVRAGDDAVWDRAEAMLASAARAAGLDFAMLAGEGAFYGPKLEFHLLDRQGRKWQCGTIQLDFVLPERLGATYVAEDGARATPVMLHHAVLGSLERFIGILLEHYEGWLPTWLAPDQIVVANIGEDDRAFADNTAFAFEEIGCRVLRDFRSERLTRKIFDARELAAPIVAVAGRKEALAGEVSLRMRSGEQHVLSIDDALAYLKQHARSPSATRVFRSPG
- a CDS encoding polysaccharide deacetylase family protein: MFTSAPRHPILMYHQVRPLPPPTDRLRSLSVAPDAFRRQMSLFKRLGYRGLSVRELQPYLRGERSGKVFGISFDDGFLNVLTHAMPVLDELGFTATCYFVAGRFGGENDWDAGADTARSSLMTCEDMLVWRDHGHEIGSHTLDHVALSQVPGYESDHQVSESKRRLEALSGQRVESFCYPYGDLDARVRDQVADAGYDNATTTRRGCAAAADDPFLLPRIPVAGGVGAVRLWFKCMKAQVRARG